In Amycolatopsis coloradensis, one genomic interval encodes:
- a CDS encoding TetR family transcriptional regulator, with protein sequence MVRDKEATKRKLLDAATVEFATYGIAGARVDRIAKNAGANKALIYAYFCSKEELFEKVVQEQVDLAIRTLTITPEDLPGYAGKLFDRYLEHPQLLRLMGWLRLENGFDAMPEAEVRAHADKVAAIREAQRSGTVPDHFDAEELLSLVVHLSILGFSSPTATRDLVVRAVSRIVGT encoded by the coding sequence ATGGTCAGGGACAAGGAAGCGACCAAGCGGAAACTGCTGGACGCGGCGACGGTCGAGTTCGCGACGTACGGCATCGCGGGCGCCAGGGTGGATCGCATCGCGAAGAACGCGGGCGCGAACAAGGCGCTGATCTACGCCTACTTCTGCAGCAAGGAAGAGCTTTTCGAGAAGGTCGTGCAGGAGCAGGTGGACCTCGCCATCCGGACCCTCACGATCACGCCCGAAGACCTCCCCGGCTACGCGGGAAAGCTGTTCGACCGCTACCTCGAACATCCCCAGCTCCTCCGGCTCATGGGCTGGCTTCGCCTGGAGAACGGCTTCGACGCGATGCCGGAGGCCGAGGTCAGGGCACACGCGGACAAGGTCGCCGCGATCCGGGAGGCGCAACGTTCGGGCACCGTGCCGGACCACTTCGACGCCGAGGAACTGCTGAGCCTCGTCGTGCACCTGTCGATCCTCGGATTCTCCTCCCCCACCGCGACCCGCGACCTCGTCGTCCGCGCGGTCAGCCGGATCGTGGGAACCTGA
- a CDS encoding oxidoreductase: MKVALVTGASAGIGEATALALHEAGYTVYGAARRVERMAGLAERGIKILEMDVTDDASMVAGIERIIEESGRIDVLVNNAGYGSYGAFEDVPLSEGKYQFEVNVFGLARLVQLTTPHMRAQGAGKIVNVSSIGGKIYEPLGGWYHSTKFAVEGLSDSLRLELKPFGIDVVVVEPGAIKTEWGGIAIENLMKTSGDTAYAPQAKALAKFFDQAARGSHPKVIADVILKAARARRPKTRYAAGFGAKPILLVRRVLPDRAFDALFLGALRRFA, from the coding sequence ATGAAGGTCGCACTGGTCACGGGCGCTTCCGCGGGCATCGGCGAAGCCACGGCGCTCGCGCTGCACGAAGCGGGCTACACGGTCTACGGCGCCGCGAGGCGCGTCGAGCGGATGGCGGGGCTGGCCGAACGCGGTATCAAGATCCTCGAAATGGACGTCACCGACGACGCGTCGATGGTCGCGGGGATCGAGCGGATCATCGAGGAGTCCGGCCGCATCGATGTCCTGGTCAACAACGCGGGGTACGGCTCGTACGGCGCCTTCGAGGATGTCCCGCTCTCGGAAGGGAAGTATCAGTTCGAGGTCAACGTGTTCGGGCTCGCGAGGCTCGTCCAGCTGACCACACCGCATATGCGCGCCCAAGGCGCCGGCAAGATCGTGAACGTCTCGTCGATCGGAGGCAAGATCTACGAACCGCTCGGCGGCTGGTACCACTCGACCAAATTCGCGGTCGAAGGCCTCAGCGACTCACTGCGGCTGGAGCTCAAACCCTTCGGCATCGACGTCGTGGTGGTCGAACCCGGCGCCATCAAGACCGAATGGGGCGGCATCGCCATCGAGAACCTGATGAAGACCTCGGGTGACACCGCCTACGCGCCGCAGGCCAAGGCCTTGGCGAAGTTCTTCGACCAGGCCGCACGCGGTTCCCACCCCAAGGTGATCGCCGACGTCATCCTGAAGGCCGCCCGAGCCCGGCGCCCGAAGACCCGCTACGCCGCCGGTTTCGGGGCGAAGCCGATCCTGCTCGTGCGCCGGGTACTCCCGGACCGCGCCTTCGACGCGCTGTTCCTCGGGGCGCTGCGCCGCTTCGCCTAG
- a CDS encoding purine-cytosine permease family protein gives MGDKVTEVEQHGIAPIPPEEQTSRPRDLFRMAFGGANTFATIILGTLPIAFGLSFWAAVAATVAGVVVGALVLSPMSLFGPLTRTNNAVSSGAHFGVVGRCVGSFLSLLTAITFFAISVWVSGDAVAGAAQRLFGFDGGEVLRGVAYGVIAIATLVVCIYGYRFMLLVNRVAVVLGTAIMLLGIVAYGSTFDPGFAGTGTYALGDFWPTWILAALTTMANPISFGAFLGDWTRYIPARHSRRSLLAAPFLAQVATLLPFGFGIATATLVADPADYITGLTAISPLWYAIPLIVVALIGGLSTGTTSLYGTGLDFSSIFVKLSRVQATLLIGSLSVVFIFVGNFVLDMVSSINAFATLIVLCTSPWMVIMMIGFVLRRGFYDPDDLQVFNQGRKGGRYWFTRGVNWRAMAAWIPATTLGLLTANTPMIAGPLKDIAGGVDISMVVTLCTAAIAYPVLVKLFPEPREVYGPAPGPVREAQPQSVA, from the coding sequence ATGGGTGACAAGGTCACCGAAGTCGAGCAGCACGGCATCGCGCCGATCCCGCCGGAGGAACAGACGTCGCGTCCGCGCGACCTGTTCCGGATGGCGTTCGGCGGTGCGAACACCTTCGCCACCATCATCCTCGGGACCCTCCCGATCGCCTTCGGCCTGAGCTTCTGGGCGGCGGTCGCGGCCACCGTCGCGGGTGTGGTCGTCGGCGCGCTGGTGCTCTCGCCGATGTCGTTGTTCGGCCCGCTCACCCGGACCAACAACGCCGTCTCCTCCGGCGCGCACTTCGGCGTCGTCGGCCGTTGTGTCGGATCCTTCCTCTCCCTGCTCACGGCGATCACGTTCTTCGCCATCTCGGTCTGGGTGAGCGGCGACGCCGTCGCCGGTGCGGCACAACGGCTTTTCGGCTTCGACGGCGGCGAAGTGCTCCGCGGCGTGGCATACGGCGTCATCGCGATCGCCACGCTCGTGGTGTGCATCTACGGCTACCGGTTCATGCTGCTCGTGAACCGGGTCGCCGTGGTGCTGGGCACGGCGATCATGCTGCTCGGGATCGTGGCCTACGGCAGCACTTTCGACCCCGGGTTCGCCGGCACCGGCACTTACGCGCTCGGGGACTTCTGGCCGACCTGGATCCTCGCCGCGCTCACCACGATGGCGAACCCGATCTCGTTCGGCGCCTTCCTCGGCGACTGGACGCGCTACATCCCGGCGCGGCACAGCCGCCGTTCCCTGCTGGCCGCGCCGTTCCTGGCGCAGGTGGCGACCCTGCTGCCGTTCGGGTTCGGCATCGCCACCGCGACCCTGGTCGCCGATCCGGCCGACTACATCACCGGCCTGACCGCGATCTCCCCGCTCTGGTACGCGATCCCGCTGATCGTGGTCGCGCTGATCGGCGGCCTGTCCACCGGCACGACGTCGCTCTACGGGACCGGGCTGGACTTCAGCTCGATCTTCGTGAAGCTGAGCCGGGTACAGGCGACGCTGCTGATCGGCTCGCTCAGTGTGGTGTTCATCTTCGTCGGCAATTTCGTGCTGGACATGGTCTCCAGCATCAACGCCTTCGCCACGCTGATCGTGCTGTGCACCTCGCCGTGGATGGTGATCATGATGATCGGTTTCGTGCTGCGGCGCGGGTTCTACGACCCGGACGACCTCCAGGTGTTCAACCAGGGCCGCAAGGGCGGCCGCTACTGGTTCACCCGCGGGGTGAACTGGCGCGCGATGGCCGCGTGGATCCCGGCGACGACGCTGGGCCTGCTGACCGCCAACACCCCGATGATCGCCGGGCCGCTCAAGGACATCGCGGGCGGCGTCGACATCAGCATGGTGGTGACGCTGTGCACGGCGGCGATCGCGTACCCCGTGCTGGTGAAGCTCTTCCCCGAGCCGCGGGAGGTCTATGGTCCGGCGCCCGGACCGGTCCGGGAAGCTCAGCCGCAGTCGGTGGCCTGA
- a CDS encoding aminobutyraldehyde dehydrogenase has protein sequence MTQVLNFVDGAEVAASGSRTLDLVDPATGEVFGTSVLSEQSDVDAALAAAERAFEVWRKSTPAQRQLALLKIADALESRAEEFAELEIRETGKIRAVVLDEEIPECVSALRFFAGAARQLEGTASGEYLPGHTSAIRREPVGVCAQIAPWNYPLMMGVWKIAPALAAGNTVVLKPAETTPSTAVLLAKVAAEFLPQGAFNVLCGDRDTGRALVKHPITELVSITGSTRAGIDVATVAAADLKRTHLELGGNAPLLVFGDVNLAEAAEGIVGAAFYNAGQDCTAGSRVLVDAAIHDEFVAELTKAAAAQTPGEDFGPLNSEAQFGRVRGLVDRLPSHARVETGGTPAGDRGFFFSPTVISSLKQDDEIVQEEIFGPVITVQSFVDESEAVRLANGVPYGLASSIWTNDLSRATRVSGELDFGCVWVNTHGPLVSEMPHGGFGHSGHGKDLSSYSFAEYTRVKHVMTRFA, from the coding sequence ATGACTCAGGTCCTGAATTTCGTCGACGGCGCCGAGGTAGCGGCGTCGGGCTCGCGGACGCTCGACCTGGTGGATCCCGCCACCGGCGAGGTCTTCGGCACCAGCGTCCTCTCCGAGCAGTCCGATGTGGACGCCGCGCTGGCCGCCGCGGAACGGGCGTTCGAGGTGTGGCGCAAGAGCACCCCCGCTCAGCGCCAGCTCGCACTGCTGAAGATCGCCGACGCGCTGGAGTCCCGCGCGGAGGAGTTCGCCGAGCTCGAAATCCGGGAGACCGGCAAGATCCGCGCCGTCGTGCTGGACGAGGAGATCCCGGAGTGCGTCAGCGCGCTGCGGTTCTTCGCGGGTGCGGCGCGGCAGCTCGAAGGCACCGCGTCCGGTGAGTACCTGCCAGGGCACACCTCCGCGATCCGTCGCGAGCCGGTCGGCGTCTGCGCGCAGATCGCGCCCTGGAACTACCCGCTGATGATGGGGGTCTGGAAGATCGCCCCGGCGCTGGCCGCGGGCAACACCGTCGTGCTGAAGCCCGCGGAGACGACGCCGTCGACGGCCGTGCTGCTGGCGAAGGTCGCGGCGGAGTTCCTGCCGCAAGGCGCCTTCAACGTGCTGTGCGGCGACCGCGACACCGGCCGCGCGCTGGTGAAACACCCGATCACCGAACTGGTGTCGATCACCGGCTCGACCCGCGCCGGTATCGACGTCGCGACCGTCGCGGCGGCCGACCTCAAGCGCACGCACCTCGAACTCGGTGGCAACGCGCCGCTGCTGGTCTTCGGCGACGTGAACCTCGCCGAAGCGGCCGAGGGCATCGTCGGCGCGGCGTTCTACAACGCCGGGCAGGACTGCACGGCGGGCAGCCGGGTGCTGGTGGACGCGGCGATCCACGACGAGTTCGTCGCGGAGCTGACCAAGGCCGCCGCCGCGCAGACGCCCGGCGAGGACTTCGGCCCGCTCAACAGCGAGGCACAGTTCGGCCGGGTGCGCGGTCTCGTCGACCGGCTGCCGTCGCACGCCCGCGTGGAGACCGGCGGCACCCCCGCCGGTGACCGCGGTTTCTTCTTCTCCCCCACCGTGATCTCGAGCCTGAAGCAGGACGACGAGATCGTGCAGGAGGAGATCTTCGGCCCGGTGATCACCGTCCAGTCCTTTGTGGACGAGAGCGAGGCGGTGCGCCTGGCCAACGGCGTCCCGTACGGGCTCGCGTCGTCGATCTGGACCAATGACCTGTCACGCGCGACCCGCGTTTCGGGCGAACTCGACTTCGGCTGCGTCTGGGTCAACACCCACGGGCCGCTGGTCTCGGAAATGCCCCATGGCGGCTTCGGGCACTCGGGCCACGGGAAGGACCTCTCGTCCTACTCCTTCGCCGAGTACACCCGCGTCAAGCATGTCATGACCCGCTTCGCCTGA
- a CDS encoding thiamine pyrophosphate-binding protein has product MTSTERIGGDVVVETLHALGADTVFGLPGQHALGLFEALRRTDDLRVISSRVENNLAFAADGHARARLAADPEGPVPVTPMIVSTGPGALLTLASLQESRAASVPVLGISSQIPVAGLGGGRHGYLHELPDQQASFRDVVKSVHVVRTVSQIPTALREAWESAATAPFGPVWVEIPQDILLAPADLPRITSVTARPAPLEPLPELVTEAANLLGAAKNPVILAGGGALRSGAQAELKALAEALRAPVLSTFGGKGVFGWDHELSGQSWLEDWHSTEFLSAADVLLVLGSGLGELSSNYREFAPRGRVIQVEADLGKLESNYPALGIHADVRLALQGLLEQVPFRQSDGVAEKAVADLLAKVRERLDGQALETERKLIDDIRAAVPEGTQTYWDMTIAAYWAWSAWNPEGAPIHTAQGAGGLGYGLPGALGGAAATGGPTLAVSGDGGAMYGIAELATAVQHGLDVTWLVIDDGGYGILREYLTGAFGRSTATELARPDFAALAQSFGVPATVSSLDSVGKDLAEALGTPGPSMVVLPALLKMFEPTHLEKK; this is encoded by the coding sequence ATGACCAGCACTGAACGGATAGGCGGCGACGTAGTCGTCGAAACCCTGCACGCGCTCGGCGCGGACACCGTCTTCGGCCTGCCGGGCCAGCACGCGCTCGGGCTGTTCGAAGCGCTGCGGCGCACGGACGATCTGCGCGTCATCAGCTCGCGGGTGGAGAACAACCTGGCGTTCGCGGCCGACGGGCACGCCCGCGCCCGGCTCGCGGCGGATCCCGAAGGCCCGGTCCCGGTGACGCCGATGATCGTGTCCACCGGTCCCGGCGCGTTGCTGACTTTGGCTTCCTTGCAGGAATCCCGGGCGGCGTCGGTCCCGGTGCTCGGGATCTCCAGCCAGATCCCGGTCGCCGGGCTCGGCGGCGGGCGGCACGGGTACCTGCACGAACTTCCCGATCAGCAGGCCAGTTTCCGTGATGTGGTGAAGTCGGTGCACGTGGTGCGCACCGTCAGCCAGATCCCGACGGCCCTGCGCGAAGCCTGGGAATCGGCGGCGACGGCGCCGTTCGGACCGGTGTGGGTCGAGATCCCGCAGGACATCCTGCTGGCGCCGGCGGATCTGCCGCGGATCACGTCGGTGACGGCACGGCCCGCACCGCTCGAACCGTTGCCGGAGCTCGTCACCGAAGCCGCGAATCTCCTGGGCGCGGCGAAGAATCCGGTGATCCTCGCCGGTGGTGGCGCGCTGCGCTCGGGCGCGCAGGCGGAACTGAAGGCGCTCGCGGAGGCCCTGCGCGCGCCGGTGCTCTCGACGTTCGGCGGCAAGGGCGTCTTCGGCTGGGACCACGAGCTGTCCGGCCAGTCATGGCTCGAAGACTGGCACAGCACGGAGTTCCTCTCGGCCGCGGATGTGTTGCTGGTACTGGGTTCCGGGCTCGGCGAGCTGTCCAGCAACTACCGCGAATTCGCCCCGCGCGGCCGGGTGATCCAGGTCGAGGCCGATCTCGGGAAGCTGGAGTCGAACTACCCGGCGCTGGGCATCCACGCCGACGTCCGGCTTGCCCTGCAAGGACTTCTGGAGCAGGTGCCCTTCCGCCAGAGTGACGGCGTCGCCGAGAAGGCGGTCGCGGATCTGCTGGCCAAGGTGCGCGAACGCCTCGACGGCCAGGCACTCGAAACCGAGCGCAAGCTGATCGACGACATCCGTGCCGCGGTCCCCGAAGGCACACAGACGTACTGGGACATGACGATCGCGGCCTACTGGGCCTGGTCGGCGTGGAATCCCGAGGGTGCGCCGATCCACACCGCGCAGGGCGCGGGCGGGCTCGGTTATGGCCTGCCCGGTGCGCTCGGCGGCGCGGCGGCGACCGGCGGCCCGACACTCGCGGTCTCCGGTGACGGTGGCGCGATGTACGGCATCGCGGAACTCGCCACGGCGGTCCAGCACGGGCTGGACGTCACGTGGCTCGTCATCGACGACGGCGGCTACGGCATCCTGCGCGAGTACCTGACCGGCGCGTTCGGCCGGTCCACGGCCACCGAGCTCGCGCGGCCCGATTTCGCCGCGCTGGCACAGTCCTTCGGCGTCCCGGCCACGGTGTCCTCTTTGGACAGCGTCGGGAAGGACCTTGCCGAAGCCCTCGGCACCCCCGGTCCGTCGATGGTCGTCCTCCCCGCCCTGCTGAAGATGTTCGAGCCGACCCACCTGGAGAAGAAATGA
- the speB gene encoding agmatinase — MPEQTPIGPVDSSRVPRFAGFATFARLPRIDQVEHADVAVVGVPFDAGVSYRPGARFGPAALREASRLLRPYHPELDVSPFAATQVVDAGDIALNPFNIGEAIETLQSEAEALTAGGTRLVTVGGDHTIALPLLRAAAKKHGPVALLHFDAHLDTWDTYFGEPYTHGTPFRRASEEGLLDTEALSHVGTRGPLYGKRDLEEDRRLGFGIVTSGDVMRRGVAETVDALRQRIGGRPLYISVDIDVLDPAHAPGTGTPEAGGMTSRELLEILRGLRDCNLIGADVVELAPPYDHAEITAIAASHVAYDLVSLLSLGKGA, encoded by the coding sequence GTGCCTGAGCAGACCCCGATCGGACCCGTCGACTCTTCGAGGGTGCCCCGGTTCGCCGGTTTCGCGACCTTCGCGAGGCTGCCGCGGATCGATCAGGTCGAGCATGCCGACGTCGCCGTCGTCGGGGTGCCGTTCGACGCCGGGGTGTCCTACCGTCCCGGCGCGCGCTTCGGCCCCGCCGCGCTCCGCGAGGCCAGCCGGCTCCTTCGCCCGTACCACCCGGAACTCGACGTTTCCCCGTTCGCCGCGACGCAGGTGGTCGACGCCGGCGACATCGCGCTCAACCCGTTCAACATCGGCGAGGCGATCGAGACGCTGCAGAGCGAGGCCGAGGCGCTGACCGCGGGCGGGACGCGGCTGGTGACCGTCGGCGGCGACCACACGATCGCGCTGCCGCTGCTGCGGGCGGCGGCGAAGAAGCACGGACCGGTGGCGCTGCTGCACTTCGACGCGCACCTCGACACCTGGGACACCTACTTCGGCGAGCCGTACACCCACGGCACCCCGTTCCGGCGGGCGTCCGAGGAAGGCCTCCTCGACACTGAAGCGCTGTCCCACGTCGGCACGCGCGGCCCGCTGTACGGCAAGCGGGATCTGGAGGAGGACCGCCGCCTCGGATTCGGCATCGTCACCTCCGGCGACGTCATGCGCCGCGGGGTCGCCGAGACCGTCGACGCGCTGCGCCAGCGCATCGGCGGCCGCCCGCTCTACATCTCGGTCGACATCGACGTGCTCGACCCGGCACACGCGCCGGGCACCGGGACCCCCGAAGCGGGCGGTATGACCAGCCGCGAACTGCTGGAGATCCTGCGCGGGCTGCGGGACTGCAACCTCATCGGAGCCGATGTGGTGGAACTGGCCCCGCCTTACGATCATGCCGAGATCACCGCCATCGCGGCTTCCCACGTCGCCTACGACCTGGTGAGCCTGCTCAGTTTGGGGAAGGGCGCATGA
- a CDS encoding sodium:solute symporter translates to MAGDYAVIALYIAGMIGVGWFGLRLAKTKSDYLVAGRRLGWFMYSGTMSAVVLGGASTVGGVKLGYTYGISGAWLVIAIGVGILVLHTLFARRLVKLRVYTVGEMLDLRYGGSTSTISGVVMWGYTLMLTVTSTLAFATIFKVLFNVPSWAGIAIGGSIVVLYSVLGGMWSITLTDIVQFVIKTIGILLILLPVSIVSAGGFDGMAARLDESYFELTAIGGDTIFTYFLIYSFGLLIGQDIWQRVFTARTPGIATGGGVISGVYCLVYGLAGALIGTAAKTLYPNLASAQDAFATIVEDQLPAGVRGLVLAAALSAMMSTASGALIACSTVSTSDLLSKLGLKKAVNEVTRNRVTTLVLGIAAIGIAMVVDDVVNALTIAYDILVGGLLVAIIGGLAWKRGTRQGALASMVVGTVVVITFMFVDGVEANSPIYWGLGSSLAVYLLVSFLTPRTSDEILTVWTRRLNGSAAAEEEEAKLAASQS, encoded by the coding sequence GTGGCCGGTGACTACGCGGTGATCGCGCTCTACATAGCGGGCATGATCGGGGTCGGCTGGTTCGGGCTGAGGCTCGCCAAGACCAAATCCGACTATCTCGTCGCGGGCCGCCGTCTCGGCTGGTTCATGTACTCGGGCACGATGTCCGCGGTCGTCCTCGGCGGCGCTTCGACGGTCGGCGGGGTGAAGCTCGGCTACACCTACGGCATCTCCGGCGCCTGGCTCGTGATCGCGATCGGCGTCGGCATCCTGGTCCTCCACACGCTGTTCGCGCGGCGGCTGGTGAAACTGCGGGTCTACACCGTCGGCGAAATGCTCGACCTGCGCTACGGCGGCTCCACCAGCACCATCTCCGGTGTCGTCATGTGGGGCTACACGCTGATGCTGACCGTCACCTCGACGCTGGCGTTCGCCACCATCTTCAAGGTTCTGTTCAACGTCCCGAGCTGGGCGGGGATCGCCATCGGCGGGTCGATCGTGGTGCTCTACTCGGTGCTGGGCGGCATGTGGTCGATCACGCTGACCGACATCGTCCAGTTCGTCATCAAGACCATCGGCATCCTGCTGATCCTGCTGCCCGTCTCGATCGTCTCGGCGGGCGGTTTCGACGGGATGGCCGCGCGGCTGGACGAGAGCTACTTCGAACTGACCGCCATCGGCGGCGACACGATCTTCACCTACTTCCTCATCTACAGCTTCGGGCTGCTGATCGGCCAGGACATCTGGCAGCGCGTGTTCACCGCGAGGACACCGGGCATCGCGACCGGCGGCGGCGTCATCTCCGGCGTCTACTGCCTGGTCTACGGTCTCGCCGGCGCGCTGATCGGCACCGCGGCCAAGACGCTGTACCCGAACCTCGCCAGCGCGCAGGACGCGTTCGCGACCATCGTCGAGGACCAGCTGCCCGCCGGGGTCCGCGGGCTGGTGCTCGCGGCGGCGCTCTCGGCGATGATGTCGACCGCGAGCGGCGCGCTCATCGCCTGCTCGACGGTCAGCACCTCGGACCTGCTTTCCAAGCTGGGCCTCAAAAAGGCCGTCAACGAGGTCACCAGGAACCGGGTCACCACTCTGGTCCTCGGCATCGCCGCGATCGGCATCGCGATGGTCGTGGACGACGTCGTCAACGCGCTGACCATCGCCTACGACATCCTCGTCGGCGGCCTGCTGGTCGCGATCATCGGCGGGCTGGCCTGGAAACGCGGCACCCGGCAGGGCGCGCTCGCGTCGATGGTGGTCGGCACCGTCGTGGTCATCACGTTCATGTTCGTCGACGGCGTCGAGGCCAACAGCCCGATCTACTGGGGCCTCGGGTCCAGCCTCGCGGTGTACCTGCTGGTCAGCTTCCTCACCCCGCGTACCTCGGACGAGATCCTCACCGTGTGGACCCGCCGCCTGAACGGCAGCGCGGCCGCCGAAGAAGAAGAGGCGAAACTCGCCGCTTCGCAGTCCTGA
- a CDS encoding PucR family transcriptional regulator, translated as MTRAHDPFASDVNVPLRAVVGNPELAVDPVVETLRPGALDAPVRWAHVSELLDPAPYLLGAELLLTAGVNLPVEPAEIDRYVRRLAESGISALGFGLTPGAYETLPPPLRTACARHGLPLLVVQPRTPFLAISRAVSVALAEAGQREQRRIAVAREALTRAAGDGLGELAGALAGRLGAWVALVGVGDVLAADHRAPSPLPAEVRELLATLRTGRGIRSATTELADGTHVVAQPVYPQATASHLVVVGRVARFDGADRSILSVGAALLGLVGRAGSDAAGLGATATALLLGETDVLGGDERRLVAGIAYRRGPNEVAARYDWLRARLDTPLVRLRPGPRFTAIVREAPEIGDLDRLRADGWLAVVGSPVPPGRLPEAAGEIELLLTRAAALERPIVAEGTAGLDALIDPGAAAGFAAQVLAPLRELDRKGDRELVGTLRTWLAHHGGWDRTAAELGVHRNSVRHRIGQIERALGVDLADPETRMRLWFALRWA; from the coding sequence ATGACCCGAGCCCACGATCCGTTCGCCTCGGATGTGAATGTCCCGTTACGGGCCGTGGTCGGCAACCCGGAACTGGCGGTCGACCCGGTCGTGGAGACCCTGCGGCCGGGGGCGCTCGACGCCCCGGTGCGCTGGGCGCACGTCAGCGAGCTGCTGGACCCCGCGCCGTACCTCCTCGGGGCGGAACTCCTGCTCACCGCCGGGGTGAACCTGCCGGTGGAACCCGCCGAGATCGACCGCTACGTCCGGCGGCTCGCCGAAAGCGGGATCTCCGCGCTGGGGTTCGGGCTCACTCCGGGCGCCTACGAGACGCTGCCGCCGCCACTGCGGACGGCGTGTGCCCGGCACGGGCTCCCGCTGCTGGTCGTCCAGCCGCGGACACCGTTCCTCGCGATCAGCCGGGCAGTGTCGGTCGCGCTGGCGGAGGCGGGGCAGCGGGAACAGCGGCGGATCGCGGTCGCGCGCGAGGCGCTGACCAGGGCGGCCGGTGACGGACTCGGTGAACTGGCCGGCGCGCTGGCCGGGCGGCTCGGGGCCTGGGTGGCGCTGGTCGGCGTCGGCGACGTCCTGGCCGCGGACCACAGGGCACCGTCGCCGCTGCCCGCGGAAGTCCGGGAGCTCCTCGCCACGCTCCGGACGGGCCGGGGGATCCGCAGCGCGACCACGGAACTGGCCGACGGCACCCACGTCGTCGCGCAGCCGGTGTACCCGCAGGCGACGGCGTCGCATCTGGTCGTGGTCGGCCGCGTCGCGCGGTTCGACGGCGCGGACCGCTCGATCCTGTCGGTCGGGGCGGCGCTGCTCGGGCTGGTGGGCCGCGCGGGTTCGGACGCGGCCGGTCTGGGCGCCACCGCCACGGCGTTGCTGCTGGGCGAGACCGACGTGCTCGGCGGGGACGAACGCCGCCTGGTCGCGGGGATCGCTTACCGCCGCGGGCCGAACGAGGTCGCCGCCCGCTACGACTGGCTGCGCGCCCGGCTCGACACCCCGCTCGTGCGATTGCGCCCGGGGCCACGATTCACCGCGATCGTCCGCGAGGCGCCGGAGATCGGCGACCTCGACCGGCTCCGCGCCGACGGCTGGCTCGCGGTCGTGGGTTCGCCCGTCCCACCCGGACGGCTTCCCGAAGCGGCGGGCGAAATCGAGTTACTGCTGACGCGGGCAGCCGCGCTGGAACGGCCCATCGTGGCGGAAGGTACTGCGGGGCTGGACGCCCTGATCGATCCGGGCGCCGCGGCCGGGTTCGCCGCCCAGGTGCTGGCGCCGTTGCGCGAACTCGACCGGAAGGGTGACCGCGAACTGGTCGGCACCCTGCGGACCTGGCTCGCGCACCACGGCGGCTGGGACCGCACGGCCGCCGAACTCGGCGTGCACCGCAACAGCGTCCGGCACCGGATCGGGCAGATCGAACGGGCGCTGGGGGTGGATCTGGCGGATCCGGAGACCCGGATGCGGCTGTGGTTCGCCCTGCGCTGGGCGTGA
- a CDS encoding response regulator transcription factor: MRILVVEDEEPLADAIARGLRREGMAVDIALTGDDGHEKAAVTRYDVVLLDRDLPGMSGDDLCREIVASGELTRVLMLTASSSVSDRVDGLSLGADDYLAKPFAFPELVARVRALGRRATPAAPPLLTSGDVELDPARRTVRRASGPVELTRKEFGVLEVLLSAAGSVVSSEELLERVWDENADPFTTTVRVTVMTLRKKLGEPGIIETVVGSGYRVPEQGTARG, from the coding sequence GTGCGAATTCTGGTAGTCGAAGACGAAGAACCCCTCGCCGACGCGATCGCACGCGGCCTGCGGCGCGAGGGCATGGCGGTGGACATCGCGCTCACCGGTGACGACGGGCACGAGAAGGCCGCCGTCACCCGGTACGACGTCGTGCTGCTCGACCGCGACCTGCCCGGGATGTCCGGTGACGACCTGTGCCGCGAGATCGTCGCGTCCGGCGAGCTGACCCGTGTCCTGATGCTCACCGCGAGCAGTTCCGTTTCGGACCGCGTCGACGGGCTTTCCCTCGGTGCCGACGACTATCTCGCCAAGCCGTTCGCCTTCCCCGAACTCGTCGCGCGCGTGCGGGCGCTCGGCCGCCGCGCGACCCCGGCCGCGCCGCCGCTGCTGACTTCGGGCGACGTCGAACTGGACCCGGCGAGGCGGACCGTCCGCCGCGCGAGCGGTCCGGTCGAGCTGACCCGCAAGGAGTTCGGCGTTCTGGAGGTGCTGCTGTCGGCCGCCGGTTCGGTGGTCAGCAGCGAAGAACTGCTCGAACGCGTGTGGGACGAGAACGCCGACCCGTTCACCACCACCGTCCGGGTCACCGTGATGACACTGCGCAAGAAGCTCGGCGAGCCGGGCATCATCGAGACCGTCGTCGGCTCCGGCTACCGGGTGCCGGAGCAGGGGACCGCACGCGGGTGA